aaagacTGCTCCAAAAGATACACCTCAGAAGTAAAACTAGGAATAGTGATGCTTTTGTTTCATACAAGACAAAGTGATgattacacaaatatttattcctATCACAAACCAAATTATAAACATTCTAGAAGAGACTCGGCCACTGATCACCTGAAGAAACTGCATAGAGGAAACAGTATATTTAGTGGTCACAGACACACAACTTGGGAATCAGTCAGACCTTGAGCACAAACTTCCTTTCACCACTTAATAGCCATGCTACATTAGACAAAACTATTTAACCTCCACAAACCTCAATTTCATCACATATAAAATGGGAGTACTACTTTATTTCCCAGATCCTGAGATGTCCTTgaaaaaacatataaacatttcTAAATCAGGATGAGTCTGACAAATGATGTTAAAAGAAACTGGACGGCCAAGAGGCAGAGAAATAACTTGACTGAGCATGTGCAAACTGACCTGCGAGAAGATATTTCTTTATGTGATTACACACCTCAGCTGAGTTGTTTATACTGGTGGCAATGTACTCACCTGAATTTTAACTTAATTCAAGCTCTTAAAATACCTTCAGAAAGATTTCACTATGATGtagtattgaaataaaaaaattgttgTGCTCACAGAAGACTGTAAGTCACATGCAATAAAAGTCAACTAAAATGGTCAATTCTCTCACACTAGACCACACATAACATTTTCAAAGGTAGAAGTTAGAGAAGTTGGTATAACCAATTTGTGGAGTCAAACATCTAAATGTAAAAACTTCGAGCTGACTTTGAAGAAAAGATTAATTTTCAGAGATATGTACTTTAATAAAGGCAAAAATTTTACAAGTTTAATCAAatagaaatccaccaatgaaattaattttctttgataTACTTATGCAATTACAAAGGTGCTGAAGAGATCCAGGCATAGGTCATAAAAGCAGCATGTCAATAGGATGATACATGTAGCTGTTAATGGCCAAAAGTGATTCAGAAAAATCTTAAGACTCCCAAATATAAAGGTTTAGATTCAAACATTGATTACAATGCTAAAGAAGCtggagaatgaataaatgtttactaTTACTAGTTGAGGGGCatagggggagagaggggggagggagggggggagacggagggagaaagggagagagagagggggagaaaggCGAGAGATAAGTAACCACCTCCCCGCCACCAAAAAATACATCATCCAATCATCACCTTGAAGAGTCAAATCCAGTAATATCTACCTTCGATCTttttggtgaggattaaatgagatgtgtAAAACATCAGCCACAGTGCATAGCACACACAGTAAACATGCAGCGaactgttgctgttattattattattagtcacattttgaaaaaaaattaaataatgaatgacAACAAATTATTCTTTACTTTCTTAAGCATTGGTCCAAATAAAATGGCTTAAActacagtaagaaaaataattttgtggaGTCTTTTAAAttccctaattaaaaaaatattttacttacataATTATAGCAAGAATTATTTTGGTTAAGTATAAAGGTAAACCTTATCAAACCAGCTATTAATACTGTTTGTAATCATTTAACCCCAAGTTATACTTTAATGGTGGTTGTTGGTATGCTATTTCCTAGTTTTGTCAGTCATTAAGATTTTATGTCATTCTAATAGAGCTgccaaaaattaaaagttatgaaAAAGACAGCAGGTTCATATATACTTAGctaatttatttatacaaaaattCAGACTAGTAAAACAAAGCCAAATGGGGTACACAGACATGTTTTCTGTGAACCAcacaagtttgtttttaattttaattaattttaatcttaatttaattttaaataattgccaagatttaatgttcttttaaaatccaGATTTTCAGCTTCCCTTGAAAAAAACAGAGTCTGGCAACACTAACTGAGCATTTTACTATAATCAGTTAGAGCTGAGTAGGAGATGCACCCTTGCCCTGCCCCACTCTCCTCAGATGGCCATAACCTCAACCCTGCCCCCCCTTTagtcttttaaatttccttcctGGCCTGTGCAAATATTTGAATCTCCAACTTTCGATATACACATTTGACTCGTTTTTCTAACCTGGAGTTTCTGAAGAATTGGACAATGGAGCAGATGCTTCAGCTAAGGCAGCTAATGTAGCTAATACTGATGTAGAGGAGTTTCCAAATTGAACAGCAGATACACCCGTTTCATCTACGATAAAGGAGAAAACATGTTtgaatttttaaggaatttaatCTAGTGAATTTTTCTGATAATCTGTTTTACTTTATTCAAGTCTTAAATGAAGCTTAGATAATATTAGTTTTGTGAAAAACAAGCTTGGATAGCATTAACTTTTGAAAGGTAATACTGCAGTACATTTTGCAATATCACCTTTCTTTGGATTATTTTGcctcataaaaatttttttgccaaTTATAACAAAGAAAACCAAGGTGGCTGATATAATCTTACCCTCATTCTCCAACAGTCCTTTCTTAAAAGGATGAATACCTACTAAAGCATAAAATCCCAACAGCTATCCTATATGCATCTCAATACCTGTTGCCTTGGATGAATTTTCTGAAGATACCAGACCTGTTAGGTTCACCACCCCTCCAGGTCCAATGATAAACTGTGGTGTTGCAGCGTGTATCGTCACAGTGTCGGGACTCTCTGGGTTTGTGTTGATTTGGTTCTGCATAGCAATCTAGAGGACAAATTACCACAGTGTTTTCAGAATTATAACCAGAACATATAGGACAGACTTTCAATGTAATATCCTGTAATCTAAGAATCATATAATACAAATGGAAATCTTTGTTTCTGGTCTACTGAAAGTATAGTGGTAAATCACAGATATGTATTTATATCCTGAGTTCCCCTATTAGGTAGAGCAGCAAAATCCCATGTGAGGCGAAGTAGGTATCTGAAAGGATTGTATAGAACTCAGTTGagtgaattccctggcggtccagcggttaggactctgcgctttcactgccaagggcataggttcaatccctggtcaggcaactaagatcccgtgaGCCACGCGGtggggccaaaaataaaaatctgtgttCTATATGTAAATAGAACACAGTTGAAAGATATTCTGCTGCCCTGCCACTACAGAAATTAAATTACTTAAATCAAATTATGTTCTCTACTATATTCAGCAACATATAACACTACCTATATAAAGCACATCCTTCTCAGTTAATTGTCCTCCATCCTCAACCCTAGGCTCCAAACTGCACTCTTGGGAGTAAAAGAATTGGAAGAAGCAcagcaaaatttattttcctgaacACATAACATCTTTTAAGTAACTAGATGAAGTTCAACAGACTCAGATAGTCTTAGAGAAGAGTTCTACTGGGAAGGAGAACAAGAAGATAGGCAAGAAGACGCAATAAGAAGAAAATTTACATCAATGTTGTCTGGCTAAAGAAGAGAAGTAATGTTGGTTAGTAGGAAAACTTGTCCAAAAACCATAAATAACTATGTTCATAAACAGATTTTTTTGAGGatggtgaaaaaataaaagaaaccaatcAGAATGATGAAGACTGCATCACTCACTGAGGGGACATGATTATGattcctaaaaaaaaatgttagtggaAGTATAACAGACTTGAAAAACCATAAGGTATCCAAACATGCATCAAAATAATTAATAGACTAAAATGTATAAAAGGGAATTCAGAACCTTACAAACACTGAAAGTAACCATTTTATCTAATCTTCTAATGTTACATGCAAAGACTGTGGTCTTACAATTAGGAAAATGAACAGCAATGAACAAAGAGGAAGTGAAAAAGGAATAGGACTGTCCAAAATAAGTCCAAAATGAAAAACTACACGCTAAATAGTTCAAATCATCCATATGACAGagatccttttattttcttaaattaaaagcCAAAAGTTACCTGTAGTATCTCTGCTAAATCTTCATTCCCATTGTCTATTGAAATATCAAACGCAGTTTTACAAAATTTACTTTGCGTGTGTACATCAGCACCATATTTGATTAAGAGTTCCACCACCTCTTGATGATTGTGTTCTGTGGCCCAATGTAGAGCTGTCATCTTCAACATGTCCTTTGCATTGACATCAGCACCATGCtatacaaatatttcaaaataagaaatttctAAAATACGAAATATAAAGAAGTCCTGATATGAAAATACTAGCCACTGTGCTTTAAACCAAGAATTGGCTACTAATATGACCAactctttatttttgtgtgttgaatGATCTACACGCTCCAGGAAACACCACACATCTGTCAGGTAATCAGTTTCCTAACATGTTGGCTTTCCTAATTGCATTCCTTCTAATTTCTTAGGCGTACAGCAATTATTTTTTCAGTCATCCAGCCGTGAGTATGAAGGGTTTGAATGGCATAAGGTGTGAAGGAAAACTATGAACATTCCTCCAAAACCCTCCAGCTCCTTATTTACACAAAAATATCCCTTGCTTTCAAAACCAGTGCAATATAATGAATTAATAGAGAGCTATCAAGAGATACACTATCCATTATGGTTGTCACTAGACATGTGTAGCCGAATACAGTTATGCTGTGCATGTAAATACACACTGGAATTCAAAGACCTCACACCAAAAAAAGGATGTAAaacatctcaataatttttaaattgatttcatgttgaaattataatattttatatataccgagttaaataaaatataacattaaaattattttgtttttacttttttaatgtagctAATACAAAATCTAGAATTACACATGACTTGTACTCATGGCTTATATTGTATGTTTTTTGGATAAGTTGATCTAGAGgccagaatgaaaagaattaagaatatcTAAATCTATCACTCTCTGTTTCAGAATTTTCTCTTTGGCATTTAGATGATTAAAGAAAAAGCCCTGCCTGTATTATTTGTTTGTTAATTATTCAAGCCTAACATTCCCTTCCATGTGCGTTTTAAATATGTTGAGTAAGACAAAGCTGTAGTCCCTCACCACAGCAAAGACCAAGATCTAAGAAGTCAATTGTCTGACTTAACTAAAAACATACAATGAGGAAGTTTTTCCCCCCAcaaaataacactttaaaataattttcactcaAATGAATGCTTACACACAAAAAATGAGATaacatgggggaaaaaagtacACATTCAATAAAACAGAGACAGGCtcggacctgggaccctttgctgcagtgcttgcacctggacaaacatctcctccagcgatagaatacaaagaaactaatataagggactaaaaataactgcgtgcatgtgcagttggggcaaattatgaacaataagatacaaaagaccaaaaacccaactgccacttctgaggtgttgagagcaaaagcagggtactgcataCAGCACCACTAAGGGGGTGGACAGACCACCCAAGCCACCCCTCCCATGTGACCCCTGGACTGGCCCCTACCCTCACTGCATTTAAGGGACCAGCTCCTCCCCTGTcagggagcgagcaagggaacctgaTACTTGTTTTTGCTCCCTAGTGCTACAGCACAAGTCctaataaagccttgcctgaattacttgtctggcctcttatcaatttctattgattaaggagtccAAGAACCCTGTCAGTAACAAAACTAGTTCCCTTCTCCCTCTTATAAAACCACTATGATTTTATAGCCTTTGGGGTCTTACTTTCAAAAGCAAAGTGCAAAAAGAGAACACATACCTTAAGCAAAACCTCCACTATGCTGGCATGGCCCTCAGAAGCTGCCATATGCAGTGGCGTTCGGTCCACTTTGGTTCTGGCATCCCTACTTACACCAGCTCGGAGTAGTACTTCTGTGGTGGAATAATGTCCGTACTGTGCTGCCAGATGAAGTGGAGAAGTTCCAAGctataccacaagaaaaaaaatccacatctatagtcattttaaaatatacttctatcttctactttatatattctgtttacAGAGCAAACAGATTCTCTTTATATCAAATGTTTACACAGTAACTCAAAACTGAAAAGGAATAATTTTTGCTGATCACAGTCTCTTCATAGGGGCCTTCAAGAATTCCCATTCATTTCTCAGTGAGGaagaaatgacaatatttcatttaattcaaacTTGCTTTCTTTGTTATCAGATAGtctaaacaaaattaatttcatcagGAATTAGACATAATTAGGGTCAGAAATTTTTGAGCATTACAAAGTTTTCCTCACACCATTCACACAAAACTTTTCATCTATGAAATTCACATCAAATAATTGTAACAGTGTACATTTTTACATTAAACTGTTTCtaggacttaaaaataaattaattaaagcaCCTCAGTGATCTTTTTAAAGGAGTTCATATAGtcatttttcaaggaaaaaatctGATGTGAGGTGCACTTGCCATAGGTGAGTTAAGACGGAACCAAAacatgcagcagaaactaacacaacattgtaaatcaactattctccaattaaattttttaaaaagaaccaaaagagAGCCCAGTTCTCCTGAAATTGGTTCCACGTGGCCTAGTCACGCTACATTCAAAATATACAGAAGTACACACTAAAATGTGAAGAAGAGCCTTATCAggggtataattttttttttttttttttgtggtacgcgggcctctcgctattgtggcctctcctgttgcggagcacaggctctggacactcaggcccagcggccatggctcacgggcccagccgctccgcggcatgtgggatctttcctggaccggggcacgaacccgcctcccctgcatcagcaggcggactcccaaccactgcgccaccagggaagcccagagttataatttttaata
The genomic region above belongs to Phocoena phocoena chromosome 2, mPhoPho1.1, whole genome shotgun sequence and contains:
- the GABPB1 gene encoding GA-binding protein subunit beta-1 isoform X2, whose amino-acid sequence is MSLVDLGKKLLEAARAGQDDEVRILMANGAPFTTDWLGTSPLHLAAQYGHYSTTEVLLRAGVSRDARTKVDRTPLHMAASEGHASIVEVLLKHGADVNAKDMLKMTALHWATEHNHQEVVELLIKYGADVHTQSKFCKTAFDISIDNGNEDLAEILQIAMQNQINTNPESPDTVTIHAATPQFIIGPGGVVNLTGLVSSENSSKATDETGVSAVQFGNSSTSVLATLAALAEASAPLSNSSETPVATEEVVTAESVDGAIQQVVSSGGQQVITIVTDGIQLGNLHSIPTSGIGQPIIVTMPDGQQVLTVPATDIAEETVISEEPPAKRQCIEIIENRVESAEIEEREALQKQLDEANREAQKYRQQLLKKEQEAEAYRQKLEAMTRLQTNKEAV
- the GABPB1 gene encoding GA-binding protein subunit beta-1 isoform X1; the encoded protein is MSLVDLGKKLLEAARAGQDDEVRILMANGAPFTTDWLGTSPLHLAAQYGHYSTTEVLLRAGVSRDARTKVDRTPLHMAASEGHASIVEVLLKHGADVNAKDMLKMTALHWATEHNHQEVVELLIKYGADVHTQSKFCKTAFDISIDNGNEDLAEILQIAMQNQINTNPESPDTVTIHAATPQFIIGPGGVVNLTGLVSSENSSKATDETGVSAVQFGNSSTSVLATLAALAEASAPLSNSSETPVVATEEVVTAESVDGAIQQVVSSGGQQVITIVTDGIQLGNLHSIPTSGIGQPIIVTMPDGQQVLTVPATDIAEETVISEEPPAKRQCIEIIENRVESAEIEEREALQKQLDEANREAQKYRQQLLKKEQEAEAYRQKLEAMTRLQTNKEAV
- the GABPB1 gene encoding GA-binding protein subunit beta-1 isoform X3, producing MSLVDLGKKLLEAARAGQDDEVRILMANGAPFTTDWLGTSPLHLAAQYGHYSTTEVLLRAGVSRDARTKVDRTPLHMAASEGHASIVEVLLKHGADVNAKDMLKMTALHWATEHNHQEVVELLIKYGADVHTQSKFCKTAFDISIDNGNEDLAEILQIAMQNQINTNPESPDTVTIHAATPQFIIGPGGVVNLTDETGVSAVQFGNSSTSVLATLAALAEASAPLSNSSETPVVATEEVVTAESVDGAIQQVVSSGGQQVITIVTDGIQLGNLHSIPTSGIGQPIIVTMPDGQQVLTVPATDIAEETVISEEPPAKRQCIEIIENRVESAEIEEREALQKQLDEANREAQKYRQQLLKKEQEAEAYRQKLEAMTRLQTNKEAV